Proteins encoded together in one Carya illinoinensis cultivar Pawnee chromosome 3, C.illinoinensisPawnee_v1, whole genome shotgun sequence window:
- the LOC122305780 gene encoding zinc finger protein JAGGED-like — MEINYHEVSKSSSEESDRSEQNDEMGTGRSYECVFCKRGFTTAQALGGHMNIHRKDRGKTRPTSAPSVSSRADENYVNLKSYLPFQNYPSYYPKAPEMSVNYQIPFQASTWDLRPTHTYRSDELSAQYPQRLNLFEEDWQRSLNLPVHPTHVNHAEHGEKREHGSTEEDELDLELRLGHYP; from the coding sequence ATGGAAATCAACTATCATGAAGTTTCGAAGAGCTCAAGTGAAGAAAGCGATCGATCAGAGCAAAATGACGAGATGGGCACAGGCCGATCCTACGAGTGTGTGTTCTGCAAGAGAGGCTTCACTACTGCACAAGCCTTGGGTGGACACATGAATATCCATAGGAAGGATAGAGGCAAGACAAGGCCTACTTCAGCTCCTTCCGTATCAAGCAGAGCCGATGAGAACTATGTGAATCTTAAATCATACCTACCATTTCAAAACTACCCATCATATTACCCCAAAGCTCCTGAGATGTCTGTAAATTATCAGATACCTTTTCAAGCATCAACATGGGATCTGAGACCCACACATACATATCGCAGCGATGAGTTGTCTGCACAGTATCCACAGCGTCTGAATCTATTTGAAGAAGATTGGCAAAGAAGTCTAAACTTGCCGGTTCATCCCACGCATGTCAATCATGCTGAGCATGGGGAAAAGAGAGAACACGGCAGTACTGAAGAAGATGAATTGGACTTGGAACTTCGACTTGGTCATTATCCATAA